The sequence below is a genomic window from Dictyostelium discoideum AX4 chromosome 5 chromosome, whole genome shotgun sequence.
ACCATATTGTATCCAAATTATTTTCCAACACCAATGGCACCATATGAcccaaatcaattttatttacaatattcAAACTTTATGAACCAACAATTCATACagcaacaccaacaacagtTTCAATATCAGTATCATCATCAAgcccaacaacaacaacaatatcaatatcaagcccaacagcaacaacaacaacaacaacaacaacaacttcaacaacagcaaaaacaaattcaacaatcaaaacaacaacaagctcaacaacaagcccaacaacaacaacaagcccATCAACAAGTCCAACAAcaagcacaacaacaatcacaaccacaaaaacaacaatcacaacaacaatcacaacaacaacaacaacaagcacaacaacaatcacaacaacaaattaatcAAGAAATTTtggaacaacaacaagatcaAGAATTAGTACCCTATTCAAGAATATTTATAATCTGTAATAAGAGTATAACTGAAAAGAATTTAGAGGATTGTTTTAAGGTTTATGGTTCAATTGAATCATGTAGGATTGTAATTGATAAGGATACCAATGAATCAAAAGGATATGCATATATAAAGTATACAAAAACTTCATCTGCAGCATTAGCAATTGAAGAAATGAATGGTAAAATATTAGAAATGGATTCAAGTTGTTCACCAATTAGAGTATTGATAGCCGAAGCAAAGGGTACAAAAACTAAACCATTACTTTCTTCTGATCCAGAAGATCATCCACCAAATTCACGTTTATTCGTGGTTtgtaataaatcattaactGAACAAGagttgaaaaataaattcaaagagTTTGGTAATTTAGAAAATGTTAGATTAATTCGTGAAAAGAGTACAAATGATTCAAAGGGTTGTGCTTTCATTAAGTTTTCAAAAGCATCAACTGCTGCAATCGCAATGGAATCAATCAATATCTCAAATACTGGTGAAGAATATCCATTAAAAGTTTTCATTGCTCAACCTAAagttaaatataataaatcaaatcaacCAACCGGagcaaatacaacaacaactactaccaccactaatactaatactaataataataataataataataataatagtacaaatttaaatcaatcaaaagtaccaacaacaacaacaactaatactaataataataataataataataataataataataatagtacaaatttaaatcaatcaaaagTACCAACAAATGAATCTTCATCAACACTTACAGCATCTAATGacacaataattaaaaattttagaagttttgaaattgataggTCAcctacaataaaaaaaaataaagaaaaagaaattattaaaaacaatcaTGACAATGacaatgaaaatgaaaataaaaatgaaaatgaaaaggAAAATGACAACCAAAATGAAAAGGAAAATgagaatgaaaatgaaaataaaaataaaaatgaaaataaaaatgaaaatgaaataaaaaatgaaaatgaaaatgaaaatgaaaatgaaaatgaaaatgaaaatgaaaatgaaaatgaaaataaaaatgaaaatgaaaatgaaaaagaaaatgaaaatgaaaataaaaataaaaatgaaaatgtaaatgaaaataaaaatgaacaagaggaagaaaaagaaaataataataataataataataataataataataataataataataataataataataataataataataataataatagaaaacaaaaaaatatttctgAACAAAAAGATAATcctaaaaatgaattattaattggaattgaaaataaagaaaagaaaataattgtaaatagtAATTTAGAGAATGACCAAGATGAAAATAGTATAGTTGGTAATCTTAGTTCAATTTCAGAGGTTTTACCAGTAAGTTATGTTGATTATCCAAATCCTTATGCTTTACCTGTTTCTCGTCAAAGATTATTTGTGGTTTGtcataaatcaatttcacaAGAGAATCTTTATCGTTTATTCTCTCGTTATCCTGGTATGGAATATTGTGATttgaaaaaagataaaaacaCAGGAAAATCAAAGGGTTTTGCTTATGTTAACTATAGTAGTCCTCAAGCTGCTCTTTTAgcaaaaaatgatttaaatggaATTAAATATCCAACTAGTCATACTTTAAAAGTTGTTTTCGCTGAACCATTAGGTATAAAACagattaataataactttaataataatttacttcCACCAACCCAAATTTTCCCACAAAAACCAACTCAACTTTtacaaaatacaaataataattataataatattaataataataataatattaataataataataaaaataataataataatgtagtAAAaactcaaaataataatattattcaaaataatattaataataataataataaaaacttgAATAATAACATTGGTAATAATGacaaaaatgatgataataataaattaaacaaaaatgataatataaataaaaattataataacaataataatgaaaatgataccaataatagtgaagatgaaaatgTTGGTAATAATACTAGTAGTGATACAGATAGCAATGAAAAAGTTAATGAAAATCAAGATGGGAATGAaagttttgaaaatgaagaaatagATAGTAATGATGGTGAAAGTAATGAAGATGGTGATCATTTAGTATCCTCCATTCAAAATAGTTTTGCGCAAATGCcttcaattaaaagaaatagtaATGATGCTAGAAAGagacaaaaaataaatatttaaataaacaggAGTGTTTAtatcactttttttattattttttttttttaatcaaataattttttttttttttttttttttttttttttttttttatatattaaaaaaaagaaaataccgattcaatcaaatcaattttttgatattttaaaatatttttttatatattcactctcaaaataaaaaaaacaattaaaataaaatgaaaaaaaaaaaaaaaaaaaaaaaaaaatgaaattattatttgaggCAGGTAAAATTACCCAATTTtgtgaaaatataaaaaaaaaaaaaaaaaaaaaaaaaaaaaaaaacacccaaaaattaaaattttcatttttttttttttagtttcatGTGTATTTATAACATCAAATTCATtcccaataataataataataataaataatggaTCTTATAACTCAGTTACAGGATAAATTAGATCATTTATTATATGTTTTTGGCACATGCATTGGTGTTTTACAACGTGATGCACCTCCTTCATTCTTCAATAATCCtcaaaaccaacaacaacaacaacaacaacaacaacaacaacaacaacaacaacaacaacaacaacaacaacaaaacccccaaacacaacaacaattaccaccaccaccaccaccaccaccacaacaacaacaacaacaacaacaacaacaacaacaacaacaacaacaacaacaacaacaacaacagcagcaaccaCAACCAACAGAAGAATGGGACGCACCCTCAAAAATGGCGTTGCAAGTTATTGAGACATCAAAAGTTATTGAGTCTTATATTGAAAAGTTACCAGGTTTTGATAAAACAGAGGATCAACAATATGAGgatcttaaaaatttaaatacacAATCAAAACAAGTTTCAAATGAATTGTTATCATCTAGAAGAGATGCCAGTAAGTTTtaacatattaaaaaaaaaaaaataaaaaaaaaaaaataataataataatattaatttttttttttttgtataattagtcgaattattaaaaatggttaaagaatcaattttatatatatcaGAAGAATCtaaaaatgaagaaattgaTCAACAACCAATGCAACAgtaataccaaaaaaaaaaaaaaaaaaaaaaaaaaaggtgtcatttattatttcaacccgcgaaaatttcaaaaaaaaaaaaaaaaaaaaaaaaaaaaaaaaaaaaaacacttttcttttaattttcaaactTATTCACACATGTAcatataaaacaaaaaaaaaaaaaacaaataacaaaataaaacaaataataataataaaaacaaaacaaactatataatttatttatttataaaataataataataataaaaattacacATAAATTGTATACCcctaaaatatattttaaaatttaaaaaaaaaataaaaaaaaaacaaaaaaattatttaaagaatgaGTCAACTTCAAGCAGATAGTTTACCACAATTAACAGATGTAGATAAAATTCTATCAAATTGTGAAAAACTTAAAAAGTTAATGGAAAAACATGAACAAAGTATAAAACAGGCAGCATTAAGTTTAGCAAATGTTTTAGGTGATGACCCAAACAATAAAGATATAATGGATAATATTGACAAATCTTTTCTCACAACAATAGCATTAGAAGATGCAGTCATTACATACAGTAGAAATGCtgcaaatttaaaaagtcaTGTAGAAAGAGCGGTACGAtctattcaaaataataatgataataatgcaTCTCAACCTATAACAAACTTCTCCTCCTCCAatattaccactactactcCTACTTCCACCACTTCTACTAttaatactactactactactactattaataatactaccAATTCAGAAGATAATCAAGATGTATAGTATTAATGTGAGAGAAGGGAGAtggagagagagagagagagagagagagagagagagagagagggGGAGAGAGTgatagaaagaaaaaaaaaaattttgcataatataaattttactaactttttattttatttttttatttattattttttttaatttattatagaCAAGaggtaatttaaattcacaaGATAGAATTGGATTAGGAGAGAATTTAGcagataaatatttaaaagatgatTATAAGAAACCATTAAATTTAGAGAGATCAAAGACAAGtgtaaaatataataatttaaaaagagaGGTACATAGTGTAAATCATTCTACACCATTGGATGGattaaatgatgaagatgaagatttgGTTGTAGCATCTCAAACTATTAGTATTATATGTCCATTATCACAGGCAACTTTAGTTGAACCAGTTAGAGCTGAACAGTGTTTGCATGTTTTCTCTAAAGCTATCATATTTCAAATGTTTAAAAACTCTGCTCAAATTCCATGTCCAATAGCTGGTTGTGGTCGTCAAATTGctaaaactcaattaaagAGAGCAATAGATGTTGAAGAAACTGTTAAAAAAGAACTTAGgagaaaagaaaatcaacaaagaagaaatgatgatgatattacTGAagtataatttaatttcaatttaataatttattaaaaataaataaaaataaaaataaaataaaaaaataaaaaaaaaaaaaaaaaaagtaattcaaaaatagattgttattttccaaaaaaaaaaaaaaataaaaaaaaaaaataaatatggaTAATTTTGATCACTCCaacttttattttgttttattttatttattttttatttattttttattttattttattttattttattttattttattttattttggatgATTCAGAAGCGGGTGTAATTCATGTGTCAGCcccttattattttttattattttccttttttttttcatttttttttttattttttttatttttttttcattttttttttttattatttttttttttttttaataaattaaaaaaaaaataaaaaaaaaaaaaaaaaagttattgtcattatcattattaattgaacatacaatcaaataaaatttaaaaaaaataaaaataaaaataaaaataaaaataaaaaatcaaatatattttatataaaaatatattttatataaaatttaaatgaaccCTTCTTTTGGACAGGTCAATAGTACACTTTTTACAAAGGATGAAGCAGAAAATgaagataaaataattagaattaataataataataataataataataataataataataataataataataataacaataataatattaatattaataatcaaaaagagaataaaaatgaattatcaataataaatacaattaaaactCCAGTTATTTGGGTAGTTGGagtattaatttatttttattttattttatttcaattattttcaactGGTTTATCATCAATGGGATATGATACAATGCCTTTAACTAATAgggttttaaataaaagtaatctATTATTCTcaacattttttataatttttttatttttttttttaatactaataaaattatattattattattattattattattattattattattattattattattattattattattattattattattattattattattattattattattattattattattattattattattattattattattattgactTTATAGGGTTAGTCAGATTAataccaaataatttaagaaaaagaaataaacaaatagGATTAATATATAATCGTAGTGGTGGTATCAATTTAactatcaataataataccaataatagtACAAATAATAGTATCAACAATagtaccaataataataataatacaattagtAGTAGTTATAGTAGTGAtagaaaatcatttaatattttaagaaaagttcattttaaaaggaattttatagtttttatatCGATAACTGATAGTGATAGATCAGCAATAAAtgtatttaataaagttAGACCAATGtttgataataatcaaattggATTATCTGTATTTGGTATGTTTATGTGTGTTTGTGTGGAAGATATTTTAATACATTCATTTCAATTTTGTATGAATACtaatcaaatcaattaatttaatttaatttaattattttttagagACAGAAAATAAATCAGATACATTTAGGATATCATATAGGATTCAACAAACTGAATTCGATGGTATAGTTTgtgttggtgatgataatcTTATACATGATGTTGTCAATTGTATATTCAATAAACAAGATTATAACATCAATAGACATATACCAATTGGTATAATACCAAGTGGTAAAAAGAATGGATTTTCAAATAGTTTAGGTATAACATCACCTGAAATGGCAACTAAAATCATAATACAAGGAAATGTAAATTATATAGACATTATGTCTGCTTCACCAATTAGAAATACAAATCAATTATCTTTTccaaatcatcatcaaaatcaaagaaatctaattattaataataataataataatggtattgatatttatcaacaaaataataataataataataataatattaataataataataataataataataataataataataataataataataataataataataataataataataataataataataataataataataataataataataatcaaaatttaaataattataataatatattttttaatgaatttaaagtttATAGTATTTTATATATTGGATGGGGTGTAATTAGTTTTAGagataaatttaaaccatggagtagtaatattaaaccatggttattatcatcaatttattcaaaattttcaaaattctctttaaataattttgcatcttctttatattttttacctTCTCCTCATTTCCcgaatattcaaaataatattaataataataataataataataataataataataataataataatgataaggatggtttatttgaaaatcaaaattcattatattgtaataaaaaatcaatttgcGATGGATGTATAAAGAAATATATAGATTATGATTTTCAAGGTAAAAGATCTTCAAAAGATTTTAGTGATTGGAAATTAGTTGAAGGTATTGATGATACAATTGATaagaattataataataacgatggtgatgatggtgacgATAATAATGGGATATCATATTTTTTAGCTGGTAATCTAAGTCATATATCAAAGAATTTTAAAGCATTTCCATATAGTCATTTTTCAGATggatttttagatttattaattagtaatcaaaatgataaaaagaaattaaatcaattaatttatgatTCAAATCCATCAAAAGATTTATTCCCAGATGAAAATTCGGGAAATCTTGAATCTTGGAAAACTTCCTACTATTGTAAAACTAAAGAAATCATTATAAATGTTAAAAATCAAGATATCCCTCTTAGTATCGATGGTGAATTATTTGACATTAAAGAGTTT
It includes:
- the med21 gene encoding hypothetical protein; the protein is MDLITQLQDKLDHLLYVFGTCIGVLQRDAPPSFFNNPQNQQQQQQQQQQQQQQQQQQQQQQNPQTQQQLPPPPPPPPQQQQQQQQQQQQQQQQQQQQQQQQPQPTEEWDAPSKMALQVIETSKVIESYIEKLPGFDKTEDQQYEDLKNLNTQSKQVSNELLSSRRDAIELLKMVKESILYISEESKNEEIDQQPMQQ
- the sgkD gene encoding sphingosine kinase related protein; translation: MNPSFGQVNSTLFTKDEAENEDKIIRINNNNNNNNNNNNNNNNNNNNNININNQKENKNELSIINTIKTPVIWVVGVLIYFYFILFQLFSTGLSSMGYDTMPLTNRVLNKRLVRLIPNNLRKRNKQIGLIYNRSGGINLTINNNTNNSTNNSINNSTNNNNNTISSSYSSDRKSFNILRKVHFKRNFIVFISITDSDRSAINVFNKVRPMFDNNQIGLSVFETENKSDTFRISYRIQQTEFDGIVCVGDDNLIHDVVNCIFNKQDYNINRHIPIGIIPSGKKNGFSNSLGITSPEMATKIIIQGNVNYIDIMSASPIRNTNQLSFPNHHQNQRNLIINNNNNNGIDIYQQNNNNNNNNINNNNNNNNNNNNNNNNNNNNNNNNNNNNNNNNNNNNNQNLNNYNNIFFNEFKVYSILYIGWGVISFRDKFKPWSSNIKPWLLSSIYSKFSKFSLNNFASSLYFLPSPHFPNIQNNINNNNNNNNNNNNNNNDKDGLFENQNSLYCNKKSICDGCIKKYIDYDFQGKRSSKDFSDWKLVEGIDDTIDKNYNNNDGDDGDDNNGISYFLAGNLSHISKNFKAFPYSHFSDGFLDLLISNQNDKKKLNQLIYDSNPSKDLFPDENSGNLESWKTSYYCKTKEIIINVKNQDIPLSIDGELFDIKEFGSSTIKVQSHRGLCAIFSLSQ